The window TGATGACCGAGGCAGACACCCAGGATGGGGATCCGCTCGGCGAAGGCGTCGATGATGTCCATCGAGACACCGGCGGCCTCGGGCCGACCCGGTCCCGGCGAGATGACCAGATGGGTGGGCTCGAGAGCCATCGCGGTGTCCGCCGTGATCTGATCGTTGGTCCTGACGCTCACCTCGGCATCCAAGATCATGAAGGCTTGGACCAGGTTGTAGGTGAACGAGTCGTAGTTGTCGATGATCAACACGTGGTGGTTCATAGGCCCTCCTTGGCAAGTGCGAAGGCCGCTTCGAGCGCCGCCGCTTTGGACAGGACTTCTTCGTATTCGCGCGCCGGGTCGCTGTCGGCGACGATCCCTGCACCCGCCTGGTAGCTGTATCCGCCTTCTCCGAAGACGATCGTGCGGATCGTGATCGCCTGATCCATCGAGCCGCCATGGCCGAAATACCCGACGGAGCCCGAGTAGAGGCCTCGAGACACCGGTTCGAGCTCATCGATCAGCTCGATGGCCCGCAGCTTCGGTGCTCCCGACACCGTTCCTGCCGGGAACGTGGCACGAAAGAGGTCGAGAGCGTCGAGGCCGGGTCGCATCTCACCGGTGACTCCGCTCACCATGTGCATGACGTGGCTGTAGCGCTCGACGATGCGATACGGCTCCACCTTGACCGAGCCCGCCATTGCCGTTCGGCCGAGATCGTTGCGTGCCAGATCCACCAGCATCACGTGCTCGGCGGCCTCCTTGGGGTCGGCCAGGAGCTGACGTTCGAGGAGCTTGTCGTGCTCGTCGTTGTCGCCCCGCGGGCGGGTGCCGGCGATGGGTCGAAGCTCTGCTGCGTTGCCGCTGAGCTTGGCGAGAGCTTCCGGCGAGGAGCCGACCACCTGGAACTCCTCGAAGTCGACGAAGTACATGTACGGCGATGGATTGAGCAGGCGAAGCGCCCGGTATGCGGCAAACGGATGGAGAGCCGTTCTGCCGGCGAAGTTGATCGAGAGGACCAGTTGATAGACGTCGCCGGCGGTGATATGACGTTTCACCGCCCCGACGCCGGAGATGAACTGATCCTTCGACATGCTCAGTGTTGGCGTCTCGTGGTCTCTGGAGCCGTTGCGCACCTCGACGGGGCCACGCAGAACCCTGATCACTTCCCGGCGGAGCGCCTCCCGGTCGGATTCCGCTCCCGCGTGGAGAAGCGCAATACGTCGGGTCAGATGGTCGAAGACCAGAATCGACTCGGTCGCCATGTAGGCGCCTTCGGGATGCGTCGAGCGATGTGGCGCCTGCGGCAACGGATAGAACCGGCGAACCAGGTCGAATGCCGCGACGCCGACGAGACCACCGGAGAAGGGCTGATCCGACATGAAGGGACCACACTGCGGTGCCCTCCCGAGAGCAGTCCTCAGACCGTCGAGCGGCTCCTTCGAAACGAGTTCGCCGCCGACGCGCACGCCCTGCGGCTCGATGGCGATTCGCAGCGTCTCGCCGAAGCCGATGAACGAGTAGCGGCCCTGATGCCCTCCCTCCACACTCTCGAGGAGGTAGCGCGGAGCCAACGGCTCCAACCGCAGGTATGCCGAGACCGGCGTGTGCAGGTCTGCTGCGATGTCGAATGGTGTCTGCATCTCTCCTCAATCCTTTGCGATGTGAGGAGCGTCTGCTGCATCAGAAAACCCACCTCACGTTCCTCGGAGGTGGGCTGGTGTGTTCTGTGTTCAGACAGGTCTGGTATCGCCACCTCTTATCGGGACGACCACCACCACTGCTGGGCTGAACGGGTGTTTCTCGAACTCATTGCATCTGTAACCGTACCGTTCAATCAGGCCAGGGGCAAGCGGTTGTCCGGCTTTGGGGAATGTCGCCGTTCTCCTCACCCGCATTTGCACGACTTCACGCCGCCGCCTCGCCCGACGTCATCGACGCGCCAAGAGCGGCCCCCGATCGAAGGCGGATCATCCGGTGTTGCGCAGGCCCGCTGCGATGCCATTCACCGTCAGCAGCAGTGCCCGCTGTAGGAGCGGATCGTCGCGATCGGCGCTCCGTGAACGTACCAGCAGGTTCACCTGAAGGTGGTGAAGCGGTTGCAGGTAGGCATCTCGGACCCGCAGGGTGCGCTGAAGGACAGGATTGGCTTCGAGCAGTGTCGGTTCGCCCGTGACGGCGAGGATCTCACCGATCGTCCGATGGTATTCGGCTTCGATGGTATCGAAGAGGTGGCGGCAGTTCGCTGCGACGAGGGCCTGCACATACCGTTGAGCGATTCCGAGATCCGTCTTGGCGAGCGTCATCTCGACATTCGATACGAAGGTCCGAAAGAACGACCAATGCGCAAACATCTCGCTGATGGCGGCCCCATGTCCCGCTCGACGTGCAGCAGCGAGACCTGAACCAACCCCGAACCAGCCCGGGATGATCTGGCGAGATTGCGTCCAACCGAACACCCAAGGGATCGCCCTCAAATCGTCGAGCGACCCGGCACCATTGGGACGCCGCGAAGGACGTGAACCGATATTCAGCGCACCCAGCTCATCGACCGGCGTCGCAGAGAGAAAATACTCGACCAGATCCGGATCCCCGATCAGATCACGATACGCCGCATACGCGGCATCGCTCACCACATCCATCGTTTCATGCCATCGAACGAGCTGCTCTTCGGGTTGACGCGGCGACTGATGGAGCAGCGACGCTTCGATGACCGCCGACAGGGCCAGCTCGAGATTGCGGGCGGCCAGCTCGGGAAGACCGTACTTGTCGGCGATCACCTCGCCCTGTTCGGTGATCTTGATGGGCCCGTCGACGGTCCCGTACGGCTGGGCGAGAATCGCTTCGTGCGTCGGCCCA of the bacterium BMS3Abin02 genome contains:
- the trpE gene encoding anthranilate synthase component 1 codes for the protein MQTPFDIAADLHTPVSAYLRLEPLAPRYLLESVEGGHQGRYSFIGFGETLRIAIEPQGVRVGGELVSKEPLDGLRTALGRAPQCGPFMSDQPFSGGLVGVAAFDLVRRFYPLPQAPHRSTHPEGAYMATESILVFDHLTRRIALLHAGAESDREALRREVIRVLRGPVEVRNGSRDHETPTLSMSKDQFISGVGAVKRHITAGDVYQLVLSINFAGRTALHPFAAYRALRLLNPSPYMYFVDFEEFQVVGSSPEALAKLSGNAAELRPIAGTRPRGDNDEHDKLLERQLLADPKEAAEHVMLVDLARNDLGRTAMAGSVKVEPYRIVERYSHVMHMVSGVTGEMRPGLDALDLFRATFPAGTVSGAPKLRAIELIDELEPVSRGLYSGSVGYFGHGGSMDQAITIRTIVFGEGGYSYQAGAGIVADSDPAREYEEVLSKAAALEAAFALAKEGL